A window of the Streptomyces finlayi genome harbors these coding sequences:
- a CDS encoding ABC transporter ATP-binding protein yields MTIPQNSDAAVREPGAAQAAGVTGTAPQDAISVDGVSFGYPGRTVLSDVHLSVAPGESVALVGLNGCGKSTLLRLVAGLLRPSAGRVLLAGEDVSRLSRRATARRVALLHQSSPAVPGMTVRQLVKQGRYASRGPLGMLREGDDDVCARALADVGVSDWSDRMVDSLSGGERQRVRLAMSLAQDTNVLLLDEPTTYLDLRHQLEVLQTVVRLREERSLTVVMVLHDLGHAARFADRIVALRDGRVAADGPPGRIVTPGLLAEVLGVAGRVGVDPVGGWPVCYPDHPLPPEELLRNDNRIH; encoded by the coding sequence ATGACCATCCCGCAGAACTCGGACGCGGCTGTGCGGGAGCCGGGTGCGGCACAAGCCGCGGGCGTCACCGGCACCGCGCCGCAGGACGCCATCTCCGTGGACGGAGTGAGCTTCGGCTATCCGGGACGTACGGTCCTCTCGGACGTGCACCTGTCCGTCGCCCCTGGTGAGTCGGTGGCCCTGGTGGGCCTCAACGGCTGCGGGAAGAGCACGCTGCTCAGACTCGTCGCCGGGCTGCTGCGGCCCTCGGCCGGGCGCGTGCTGCTGGCCGGCGAGGACGTGTCGCGGCTCTCCCGCCGGGCCACCGCGCGCAGGGTCGCACTGCTCCACCAGTCCTCACCCGCGGTGCCGGGCATGACGGTTCGGCAGCTGGTGAAACAGGGGCGGTACGCGTCCAGGGGCCCCCTCGGGATGCTCCGGGAGGGCGACGACGACGTCTGCGCGCGGGCACTGGCCGATGTGGGAGTGAGCGACTGGTCGGACAGGATGGTCGATTCGCTCTCCGGCGGTGAGCGCCAGCGGGTCCGGCTGGCCATGTCCCTGGCTCAGGACACGAACGTACTGCTCCTGGACGAGCCGACCACGTACCTGGACCTGCGCCACCAGCTCGAGGTGCTGCAAACGGTGGTGAGGCTCCGGGAGGAACGTTCCCTGACCGTGGTGATGGTGCTGCACGACCTGGGCCACGCCGCGCGCTTCGCGGACCGCATCGTCGCTCTGCGGGACGGCCGGGTGGCCGCCGACGGCCCGCCCGGACGCATCGTCACCCCCGGCCTGCTGGCCGAAGTGCTGGGCGTCGCGGGGCGGGTGGGTGTGGACCCGGTCGGTGGCTGGCCGGTGTGTTACCCAGATCACCCTCTGCCCCCTGAAGAGCTATTGCGGAATGATAATCGTATTCATTAG
- a CDS encoding ABC transporter ATP-binding protein/permease, translating into MMLHPELTRAARTARGALLGATALLGAVALTHLAQAVLLAVALSAIARGDTGHLPALLAGVLVAVVVRAGLSWWQRRTAVRAGSRVRVGLRDALLEHLGRLGPSHVQGVRVGAVRATLVDGVEGVDAYVSRYLPQLLITCAVPPLLLIAVAALAPYALLALVPALLLALLAPRWWDRLLERRGREHWESYETLAADYLEALQGMPALRAAGAVGRTRARLEHRSDALHRATVAKLRVSLVDTGLTDLAIQGGTVAAALVACASAASGNTTATGTYLLLMLASECFRPVRDLSREWHAGYLGVSAADGIAALRTAEGGVPDEGREQADWSIAPDIAFDHVTFHYPGAVRPALDGVTFTAAAGRTTAVVGPSGAGKSTLLSLLARHHDPVHGQVSVDGVAAARYALDSLRRGIAVVSQETYFFHATVADNLRLARPDATDDALRRATRAADLHDEIAAMPDGYLTVLGERGATLSGGQRQRLALARALLADARVLVLDEATSAVDERGEARIGKALAEAARGRTCLVIAHRLDAVRHADRIVVLDGGRVRAIGDHTTLMAENGLYASLVEAGRTQEARRAA; encoded by the coding sequence GTGATGCTTCACCCGGAGCTGACACGCGCCGCCCGCACGGCGCGCGGCGCGCTGCTCGGCGCCACCGCCCTGCTCGGCGCGGTGGCCCTGACACACCTCGCACAGGCGGTGCTTCTGGCCGTCGCGCTCTCCGCCATCGCCCGTGGTGACACCGGCCACCTCCCCGCGCTGCTGGCCGGGGTGCTCGTGGCCGTCGTCGTCCGCGCCGGACTGAGCTGGTGGCAGCGGCGCACCGCCGTGCGCGCCGGATCCCGTGTGCGGGTGGGTCTGCGCGACGCACTGCTGGAACACCTGGGCCGGCTGGGGCCCTCCCACGTCCAGGGCGTACGTGTCGGCGCCGTACGCGCCACACTCGTCGACGGTGTCGAAGGCGTGGACGCGTACGTCTCCCGCTATCTGCCCCAACTCCTCATCACCTGCGCCGTCCCGCCGCTGCTGCTGATCGCCGTCGCGGCCCTCGCCCCGTACGCTCTCCTGGCCCTCGTACCCGCCCTGCTCCTGGCGCTGCTCGCCCCCCGCTGGTGGGACCGGCTGCTGGAGCGCCGGGGGCGCGAGCACTGGGAGTCGTACGAGACCCTCGCCGCCGACTACCTCGAAGCCCTTCAGGGCATGCCCGCCCTGCGCGCGGCCGGAGCGGTCGGACGGACCCGAGCGCGCCTCGAACACCGCTCGGACGCGCTCCACCGCGCCACCGTCGCCAAACTGCGCGTCTCGCTCGTCGACACCGGTCTCACCGATCTGGCGATCCAGGGCGGCACGGTCGCGGCCGCCCTGGTGGCCTGCGCCTCCGCCGCTTCCGGGAACACGACGGCGACCGGCACCTATCTGCTGCTGATGCTGGCCTCGGAGTGCTTCCGCCCGGTGCGCGACCTCTCCAGGGAGTGGCACGCCGGCTATCTCGGGGTCTCCGCGGCGGATGGCATCGCCGCCCTGCGCACGGCGGAGGGCGGAGTGCCGGACGAGGGGCGGGAACAGGCGGACTGGTCCATCGCACCTGACATTGCATTCGACCATGTGACATTTCATTACCCCGGTGCCGTACGGCCCGCACTGGACGGTGTGACGTTCACGGCGGCGGCAGGACGTACGACCGCAGTGGTCGGGCCCTCCGGCGCGGGCAAGTCGACCCTCCTGTCCCTTCTGGCCCGCCACCACGACCCCGTGCACGGCCAGGTGAGCGTGGACGGAGTCGCGGCGGCGCGGTACGCCCTCGATTCCCTGCGCCGGGGTATCGCCGTCGTCTCGCAGGAGACGTACTTCTTCCACGCCACCGTCGCGGACAACCTTCGTCTGGCCCGGCCCGACGCCACCGACGACGCACTGCGACGGGCGACCCGCGCCGCTGACCTCCACGACGAGATCGCCGCCATGCCCGACGGCTATCTGACCGTGCTGGGCGAACGCGGCGCCACCCTCTCCGGCGGCCAGCGCCAGCGCCTCGCGCTCGCCCGCGCCCTGCTCGCCGACGCGCGCGTCCTGGTCCTCGACGAGGCGACCAGCGCGGTCGACGAACGCGGCGAGGCCCGGATAGGCAAGGCCCTGGCCGAGGCAGCGCGCGGACGCACCTGCCTCGTCATCGCCCACCGTCTGGACGCCGTACGCCACGCGGACCGCATCGTCGTCCTCGACGGCGGACGGGTGCGGGCCATCGGTGACCACACCACCCTCATGGCCGAGAACGGTCTGTACGCGTCCCTGGTCGAGGCCGGCCGGACGCAGGAAGCGCGGCGAGCGGCATGA
- a CDS encoding CocE/NonD family hydrolase, which translates to MTAPRADPTFLVDTADGARLTADLCLPEGEGPFPAVLIRTPYDRRRHRAELRAWASSGFAALAQDVRGRHASEGHWHPYRGEEADGGATVRRLREQPWSNGQVVAHGSSYGAHCALATALGASADSRPDAVVAAVPALGTAETARERGGPERLLARAGWWAAHGDRRTSDDTALEDALARDPRLLEHLPVAGFPSRLGRDLPSWPRLWAAERDGGLGARAAAAGIPLLAVGGTRDPFRDDTVELWRHWGGPSRLLMGPWGHALTAAPDPEARPQHQLNLGRLYVRWARAALAGSLSPGRHGVSALGGSGWWASMAAEAPKPTPYPFATALRLLAGSDFEADPERPFRSDRLNVPTAGHPDRCLLVTPPLPRPLDLLGGAEVRLSAVADTPAADWIVRLVALDPRGVADHLATGAVRRTDPAHGAARFSVPLGHLSRRLPAGTRLRIEVGGHHFPAHARNPHTGQDPVTATLLRSSRRSVRIGDSVLALPVVAARHRVARVNPAQEICR; encoded by the coding sequence ATGACCGCTCCGCGCGCGGACCCCACGTTCCTGGTCGACACGGCGGACGGCGCACGGCTCACCGCCGACCTCTGCCTCCCCGAGGGCGAAGGGCCCTTCCCGGCGGTCCTGATCCGCACCCCGTACGACCGCCGCCGCCACCGCGCCGAGCTGCGCGCCTGGGCGTCCTCGGGCTTCGCCGCCCTGGCGCAGGACGTACGGGGCCGGCACGCGTCCGAGGGGCACTGGCACCCGTACCGCGGCGAGGAGGCGGACGGCGGGGCGACCGTGCGCCGGCTCCGTGAGCAGCCCTGGAGCAACGGGCAGGTCGTGGCCCACGGGAGTTCGTACGGTGCGCACTGCGCGCTGGCGACCGCGCTCGGAGCGTCCGCGGACAGCCGTCCGGATGCCGTCGTGGCGGCCGTGCCCGCGCTCGGGACCGCCGAGACGGCGCGCGAACGGGGCGGCCCCGAGCGGCTGTTGGCCCGTGCGGGCTGGTGGGCCGCGCACGGCGACCGTCGCACGTCCGACGACACCGCGCTGGAAGACGCCCTCGCGCGGGACCCACGCCTGCTCGAACACCTCCCCGTCGCCGGGTTTCCGTCGAGGCTCGGCCGGGACCTGCCCTCCTGGCCTCGGCTGTGGGCGGCGGAGCGCGACGGTGGTCTGGGCGCCCGCGCGGCGGCCGCCGGAATCCCGCTGCTCGCCGTGGGCGGCACGCGTGACCCCTTCCGCGACGACACCGTTGAACTTTGGCGGCACTGGGGAGGCCCCTCCCGGCTGCTGATGGGCCCCTGGGGGCACGCCCTGACCGCCGCCCCCGACCCCGAGGCCCGTCCGCAGCACCAGCTCAACCTCGGTCGCCTCTACGTCCGCTGGGCGCGGGCCGCGCTCGCGGGCAGCCTCTCACCGGGACGGCACGGCGTCTCGGCGCTGGGCGGCAGCGGCTGGTGGGCCTCCATGGCCGCGGAAGCCCCAAAACCCACTCCCTACCCCTTCGCCACCGCTCTGCGACTGCTCGCCGGGTCCGACTTCGAAGCCGACCCCGAGCGGCCTTTCCGCTCCGACCGGTTGAACGTCCCGACGGCAGGACACCCCGACCGTTGCCTGCTGGTGACGCCGCCGCTCCCCAGGCCGCTGGACCTCCTGGGCGGCGCCGAAGTCCGCCTGAGTGCGGTCGCGGACACACCCGCCGCCGACTGGATCGTCCGCCTGGTCGCCCTCGACCCACGGGGCGTCGCCGACCACCTGGCGACCGGTGCCGTACGGCGCACCGACCCCGCGCACGGGGCGGCACGGTTCTCGGTCCCGCTCGGCCACCTGTCCCGGCGCCTCCCCGCCGGAACCCGTCTGCGCATCGAAGTCGGCGGGCACCACTTTCCCGCGCACGCCCGCAATCCGCACACCGGACAGGACCCGGTCACCGCGACCCTGCTGCGGTCCTCGCGCCGGTCGGTGCGGATCGGCGACAGCGTGCTCGCCCTGCCCGTCGTCGCCGCGCGGCACCGCGTCGCGCGCGTCAACCCCGCTCAGGAGATATGCCGTTGA
- a CDS encoding YcaO-like family protein — MPLTSTSVPAARFSLDDLVDPVCGLIRAVEPVEHPAGAPPRYLAMTAEVSDARRFGAWPADRVSLGTTFGDPAGARVAAIAEAVERYCGNRLPPPGHFGAPRRATAQQLIDEGKRLYGPDDLPRYAPWQYARPDFPYRPFLMETPALWAVGDEGDGECWAPVSLTHLNWRQGELRSLPRTHHLNYAGIATGQGFDDAVERGLLEVVERDALELWWHLDGPTRGIDPASVPGLAADLDGCDLDVWIVEMPSEFAPCMAALVHDRRRGIHAAGFACRYDPADAARKAVLEAVHTWVFTQGAVERDGWVFKAVDAGMFAPGLYLEHRADRRYLDDCGTDFAAVRDLGAHVQVWLDERVTPMATRFTEPAHGVVDIADIAPGSRTALDGRLASGGHRVVTFDLTTEDVRATPLRVARVLVSGLVPNAPAAFAYFGSPRFADAALSRGWRAKEPAGPQDFTLVPPPHM, encoded by the coding sequence ATGCCGTTGACCAGCACCAGCGTTCCGGCCGCCCGCTTCTCCCTCGACGATCTCGTGGACCCCGTCTGCGGACTGATCCGCGCGGTGGAGCCCGTCGAACATCCGGCGGGGGCACCGCCCCGCTACCTCGCCATGACCGCCGAGGTGTCCGACGCCCGGAGGTTCGGGGCCTGGCCCGCTGACCGGGTGTCACTCGGAACGACGTTCGGTGACCCCGCCGGAGCCCGCGTCGCAGCCATCGCCGAAGCGGTCGAGCGCTATTGCGGCAACCGGCTGCCGCCACCCGGACACTTCGGTGCGCCACGGCGCGCGACGGCCCAGCAGCTCATCGACGAGGGGAAGCGGCTGTACGGCCCCGACGACCTGCCCCGGTACGCCCCCTGGCAGTACGCCCGCCCGGACTTCCCCTACCGGCCGTTCCTCATGGAGACCCCCGCCCTGTGGGCCGTCGGCGACGAGGGCGACGGGGAATGCTGGGCGCCGGTCTCCCTGACCCACCTGAACTGGCGTCAGGGCGAGCTCCGTTCACTTCCCCGCACGCACCACCTCAACTACGCGGGGATAGCCACCGGTCAGGGCTTCGACGACGCCGTCGAGCGCGGACTGCTGGAGGTCGTCGAGCGGGACGCCCTGGAGCTGTGGTGGCACCTCGACGGCCCGACCCGGGGCATCGACCCGGCCAGTGTTCCCGGACTCGCCGCAGACCTGGACGGCTGCGACCTCGACGTGTGGATCGTCGAGATGCCCTCGGAGTTCGCCCCCTGCATGGCGGCGCTCGTCCACGACCGGCGCCGGGGCATCCACGCCGCGGGCTTCGCCTGCCGTTACGACCCGGCCGACGCGGCCCGCAAGGCCGTGCTCGAAGCCGTACACACCTGGGTGTTCACGCAGGGAGCGGTCGAACGCGACGGCTGGGTCTTCAAGGCGGTCGACGCCGGTATGTTCGCCCCCGGTCTCTACCTGGAACACCGGGCCGACCGGCGCTACCTCGACGACTGCGGCACCGACTTCGCCGCCGTGCGCGACCTGGGCGCACACGTCCAGGTGTGGCTCGACGAACGGGTCACCCCGATGGCCACCCGGTTCACCGAACCGGCGCACGGAGTCGTGGACATCGCCGACATCGCGCCGGGCAGCCGCACCGCACTCGACGGCCGGCTCGCGTCCGGCGGGCACCGGGTGGTCACCTTCGACCTGACCACCGAGGACGTCAGGGCGACACCGCTCAGGGTGGCGCGTGTGCTCGTCTCCGGCCTCGTCCCCAACGCCCCCGCCGCCTTCGCGTACTTCGGCAGCCCCCGATTCGCCGACGCGGCCCTGTCCAGGGGATGGCGGGCCAAGGAACCCGCCGGACCACAGGACTTCACCCTCGTACCGCCGCCACACATGTAG
- a CDS encoding nitroreductase, which yields MPAPTTTEDPARTALALARSGAPPGPDTPAGPFARWTARAVPLTTRTAPDLDHVLRHSLAVTPTGPGSGRLRPAPSAGGLNPVDAHLLVGTSGALPPGRYAYDAVRHRVHRRGPAPADPPDGTLVVLTVDARRTVSHYGHRALPLLLLDAGHAVAALMSAGAVSMSLDTDGALLSAAAGLPGPARWQRTWPGTTPRHPLAAVAIGPAAPDPGEALARWASCPPGAAPRPEPGAGEASAQLERIWCALDAAAPAAGPGEWTTSAARVPDGILMSRRSAPPPPRGTPSPEALTQVLARAAGALTTGLRWCVATGGAHPGLLHLAPAGNRPDRPALHLLASGEARPTLAAWAAGQGWIAEAGAVLLAYGCPQDADAQRIRRDHLAAGYAIGLAQLRSAQLDLTSRPVGSWQGADLGAALAGPPGHDWIVHGLALGRGDQP from the coding sequence GTGCCCGCACCCACCACCACCGAGGACCCCGCTCGCACGGCTCTCGCGCTCGCCCGGTCCGGTGCGCCGCCCGGCCCGGACACCCCGGCGGGGCCCTTCGCCCGCTGGACCGCGCGGGCGGTGCCCCTCACCACCCGTACCGCACCGGACCTCGATCACGTCCTGCGCCATTCACTCGCCGTCACCCCCACCGGGCCGGGCAGCGGACGGCTGCGGCCCGCGCCCTCGGCCGGCGGGCTGAACCCCGTCGACGCCCATCTCCTGGTGGGAACCTCGGGCGCGCTGCCACCCGGACGCTACGCCTACGACGCCGTACGCCACCGGGTGCACCGGCGGGGACCCGCCCCGGCCGACCCGCCGGACGGCACCCTCGTCGTCCTCACGGTGGACGCGCGGCGCACGGTCTCGCACTACGGACACCGCGCACTGCCGCTGCTGCTCCTGGACGCCGGTCACGCCGTCGCCGCACTGATGTCGGCCGGGGCGGTCAGCATGAGCCTGGACACGGACGGCGCCCTCCTGTCGGCAGCGGCGGGCCTGCCCGGACCTGCCCGGTGGCAGCGGACCTGGCCCGGGACCACACCCCGGCACCCCCTCGCCGCGGTCGCCATCGGCCCGGCGGCGCCGGACCCCGGGGAGGCCCTCGCGCGCTGGGCGTCCTGCCCGCCCGGAGCGGCCCCGCGGCCGGAACCCGGAGCCGGGGAGGCATCCGCGCAACTGGAACGGATCTGGTGCGCCCTGGACGCGGCCGCTCCGGCCGCCGGGCCGGGGGAGTGGACCACGTCGGCAGCGCGCGTGCCCGACGGCATCCTGATGTCCCGGCGCAGCGCTCCACCGCCGCCGCGCGGAACGCCCTCCCCCGAGGCCCTCACCCAGGTCCTGGCCCGCGCGGCCGGGGCACTGACCACAGGACTCCGGTGGTGCGTGGCCACCGGCGGTGCGCACCCCGGGCTGCTCCACCTCGCACCGGCCGGCAACCGCCCGGACCGTCCGGCGCTTCATCTCCTGGCATCGGGCGAGGCCCGCCCGACGCTCGCGGCCTGGGCCGCCGGTCAGGGCTGGATCGCGGAAGCGGGCGCCGTGCTGCTCGCGTACGGCTGTCCCCAGGACGCGGACGCGCAGCGCATCCGCCGTGATCACCTCGCCGCCGGATACGCCATCGGGCTGGCCCAACTGAGGTCCGCGCAGCTTGATCTGACATCCCGTCCGGTGGGCTCCTGGCAGGGCGCCGACCTCGGCGCGGCGCTCGCGGGCCCACCCGGGCATGACTGGATCGTCCATGGACTCGCCCTGGGAAGAGGAGATCAGCCGTGA
- the amiA gene encoding streptamidine family RiPP, with protein sequence MEQHKVFSPIAEQGQLAHLSATHSNALVENPFDGAEFAADDDK encoded by the coding sequence ATGGAGCAGCACAAGGTGTTCAGCCCGATCGCCGAGCAGGGTCAGCTGGCCCACCTGTCGGCGACCCACTCCAACGCCCTCGTCGAGAACCCCTTCGACGGCGCCGAGTTCGCCGCCGACGACGACAAGTAG